A single region of the Streptomyces sp. NBC_01803 genome encodes:
- a CDS encoding FxsB family cyclophane-forming radical SAM/SPASM peptide maturase: MHGTVRAARDPVTDGLPPVPFRQFVVKVNSRCNLACRYCYMYFAADPGWRHQPVTASSRTLRHTARRIGEHATAHGLPAVSLVLHGGEPLLSGPAVLGAFADAVRARVPPGCAVHVTLQTNGVLLTEETLTTLAAHGITVGLSLDGGLARHNGQRVDHAGRPAWPAVERAARLLATGPHRASYAGVLGVIDPATDPAEVYESLLRLAPPAIDFLLPHGNWSRPPPGLPAGPGRPTPYGDWLCAVFDLWWHADRRRTRIRLFQECLALLLGLPAATESLGLQPFTAVVVETDGGVEQVDSLKTAYPGAAATGLDVFRHSFDDALAHPGVTARHTGLAALADTCRSCPLVQVCGGGHYAHRYRDGHGFRNPSVYCADLQRLIRHITAALRRAAGP, encoded by the coding sequence GTGCACGGGACAGTTCGAGCTGCCCGCGATCCGGTGACGGACGGCTTGCCGCCGGTGCCGTTCCGGCAGTTCGTCGTCAAGGTCAACAGCCGGTGCAACCTGGCCTGTCGGTACTGCTATATGTACTTCGCCGCCGACCCCGGCTGGCGCCACCAGCCCGTCACCGCCTCGTCCCGCACCCTGCGCCACACCGCCCGCCGCATCGGCGAGCACGCCACCGCCCACGGCCTGCCCGCCGTCTCGCTCGTGCTGCACGGTGGCGAGCCGCTGCTGTCCGGCCCCGCCGTCCTCGGCGCGTTCGCGGACGCGGTCCGGGCCCGCGTGCCGCCCGGCTGCGCGGTGCACGTCACCCTCCAGACCAACGGCGTCCTCCTCACCGAGGAGACGCTGACCACCCTCGCGGCCCACGGCATCACCGTCGGCCTCAGCCTCGACGGCGGCCTGGCCCGCCACAACGGGCAGCGCGTCGATCACGCCGGACGCCCCGCCTGGCCCGCCGTGGAACGGGCCGCCCGGCTGCTGGCCACCGGGCCGCACCGCGCCTCCTACGCCGGGGTGCTCGGCGTCATCGATCCGGCCACCGATCCGGCCGAGGTCTACGAGTCGCTGCTGCGCCTGGCCCCGCCGGCCATCGACTTCCTGCTCCCGCACGGGAACTGGAGCCGGCCCCCGCCCGGACTCCCGGCCGGTCCCGGGCGCCCCACCCCCTACGGCGACTGGCTGTGCGCCGTCTTCGACCTGTGGTGGCACGCCGACCGCCGCCGCACCAGGATCCGGCTCTTCCAGGAGTGCCTGGCCCTCTTACTGGGCCTGCCGGCCGCCACCGAGAGCCTGGGCCTCCAGCCGTTCACCGCCGTCGTCGTGGAGACCGACGGCGGCGTGGAACAGGTCGACTCACTGAAGACCGCCTACCCGGGCGCCGCCGCCACCGGCCTCGACGTCTTCCGCCACTCCTTCGACGACGCGCTCGCCCACCCGGGCGTCACCGCCCGCCACACCGGCCTGGCCGCCCTCGCCGACACCTGCCGGAGCTGTCCCCTGGTCCAGGTCTGCGGCGGCGGCCACTACGCCCACCGCTACCGCGACGGCCACGGATTCCGCAATCCCTCGGTCTACTGCGCCGACCTCCAGCGGCTCATCCGGCACATCACCGCCGCTCTGCGCCGGGCGGCGGGGCCATGA
- a CDS encoding SAV_2336 N-terminal domain-related protein, whose translation MDDAAAPRRDNLATLIRALRGAGLDPDWAELADALWLAQFSRPFASGTADGTAGADGTDGAGAPGGAGGDGPSVPHTAYGDPRAPSHGAADDPARTPPETGPADGRGPRTGDETVRIYADPAGSGQRAAGLPEDALRIGVPEARALPGLLELERALRPLQRYRPPGRPPRRAAGADLDERETVERTARAGGLLTPAFLAETRAHTELQLLMDAAPAMRVWQRMLGELAEVFGRLGAFRDIQVHYLHVSPDGSPSVSRRFDPAEAPLRPARQLQDPTGRRLTVVVSDCTGPLWRDGTAHRLLHGLSRHAPVAVVQPLPERLWPRTRLPVEHGVLHREEGSPGTARLRFTAGTNGYPARPAPPGAVPVPVLPPGAGSLGAWARLLSGPGAGSVPAAVGWVRADQPPASARRPDGPPRSSAALVARFRATASPVAGRLAVYLSAAPLFLPVMQLVQRTMLPDSGPAELSEVMLGGLLRRQEGSAGDGRWYEFLDGVHDELLGELGHDEALLVLKHCSGYVEQRFGRTGPNFPALALAQLSGEGGPAEAAALAYPAEEPAQERLPQPFAEVAAKVLRRFLPEAPLVAAPAGEDVPPPSLAVAQARALAERFAADGKVQHQLDAVRTLRQAAESQRAAGQGTDPELWSELAEQLLRLWRAQREAELLTEAQNAARTAAAHPGSLRARTALARVLHVAAGERRAAGDTQAALDLWRRADREFTAVCATPGLDRRSALDLTLERIQVLEEQWRLGGDTAPLQESVGMVEAIADAWPADEPQPSGLPLAHGRALLRLAGAAPDAERASVYAGQAAGSLRRGCWALEAENAPVVARARALLDLADALLLTDRDWPVASEAVGEARLLAREPQLMAACLIRTARLCVRRFAAGGVASDLEEAARWFQQASRSVSRDRQEYSDLIEEWGAALLRRAMLPDGGPFVSQAVRVLRDCRMETPAGDPRLPERLLMLGRALTTRYQEAVDLVDLREAEHLFGRAAADAETDLTRARAWFELGETHRRAYRHTRRPERLDQAADAYRRAETAAKSADADPADPAEPVRLAARALHQRGVVFESARRPLAAADAYRAALRTWRHLSDGEEAAAPTAARLAALLGQR comes from the coding sequence ATGGACGACGCCGCCGCCCCCCGGCGGGACAACCTGGCGACCCTCATCCGCGCCCTGCGCGGCGCCGGGCTCGACCCCGACTGGGCCGAGCTCGCCGACGCCCTGTGGCTCGCGCAGTTCTCCCGGCCGTTCGCCTCCGGCACGGCGGACGGGACGGCCGGGGCCGACGGCACGGACGGCGCCGGCGCGCCCGGCGGAGCAGGCGGCGACGGCCCGTCCGTCCCCCACACGGCGTATGGGGACCCCCGCGCCCCGTCGCACGGCGCGGCGGATGACCCGGCCCGCACGCCCCCCGAGACGGGACCGGCCGACGGCCGGGGGCCGCGCACCGGTGACGAGACGGTCCGGATCTACGCCGACCCGGCCGGCTCCGGGCAGCGGGCGGCCGGGCTGCCCGAGGACGCGCTGCGGATCGGGGTGCCCGAGGCCAGGGCTTTGCCCGGTCTGCTGGAGCTGGAGCGGGCGCTGCGGCCGTTGCAGCGTTACCGGCCGCCGGGCCGCCCGCCGCGCCGCGCGGCCGGCGCGGACCTGGACGAGCGGGAGACGGTCGAACGCACCGCGCGGGCCGGCGGGCTGCTCACGCCCGCCTTCCTGGCGGAGACCCGCGCGCACACCGAGCTCCAGCTCCTGATGGACGCCGCGCCCGCGATGCGGGTGTGGCAGCGGATGCTGGGCGAGCTGGCGGAGGTGTTCGGGCGGCTCGGCGCGTTCCGCGACATCCAGGTGCACTACCTGCACGTCTCGCCGGACGGCAGCCCCTCCGTCAGCCGCCGCTTCGACCCGGCCGAGGCGCCGCTGCGCCCCGCCCGCCAGCTCCAGGACCCGACCGGGCGTCGCCTGACGGTCGTGGTCAGCGACTGCACCGGACCGCTGTGGCGCGACGGCACGGCGCACCGGCTGCTGCACGGGCTCTCCCGGCACGCGCCCGTCGCGGTCGTCCAGCCGCTGCCGGAACGGCTGTGGCCGCGCACCCGGCTGCCCGTCGAGCACGGCGTGCTGCACCGCGAGGAGGGCTCGCCCGGCACGGCCAGGCTGCGGTTCACGGCCGGGACCAACGGCTACCCGGCGCGACCCGCGCCCCCCGGCGCGGTGCCGGTGCCGGTGCTGCCGCCCGGTGCCGGGTCGCTGGGCGCCTGGGCCCGGCTGCTGTCGGGGCCGGGGGCCGGCTCGGTGCCCGCCGCCGTGGGCTGGGTGCGGGCCGACCAGCCGCCCGCGTCCGCGCGCCGCCCGGACGGGCCGCCGCGGTCCTCGGCGGCGCTGGTCGCCCGGTTCCGGGCGACGGCCTCCCCGGTGGCCGGCCGGCTCGCGGTCTATCTGTCGGCGGCGCCGCTGTTCCTGCCGGTGATGCAGCTCGTCCAGCGGACCATGCTGCCCGACTCGGGTCCGGCCGAGCTGTCCGAGGTGATGCTCGGCGGCCTGCTGCGGCGCCAGGAGGGATCGGCCGGCGACGGCCGCTGGTACGAGTTCCTGGACGGCGTCCACGACGAGCTGCTGGGGGAGCTGGGCCACGACGAGGCGCTGCTGGTGCTGAAGCACTGCTCGGGCTATGTCGAGCAGCGGTTCGGCCGCACCGGGCCCAACTTCCCGGCGCTCGCCCTCGCCCAGCTGTCCGGCGAGGGCGGTCCGGCCGAGGCCGCCGCTCTCGCCTATCCGGCGGAGGAGCCCGCCCAGGAGCGGCTGCCGCAGCCGTTCGCGGAGGTCGCGGCGAAGGTGCTGCGCCGTTTCCTGCCCGAGGCGCCGCTGGTCGCCGCCCCGGCGGGCGAGGACGTTCCGCCGCCGTCACTGGCGGTCGCCCAGGCCCGCGCGCTGGCCGAGCGGTTCGCCGCCGACGGCAAGGTGCAGCACCAGCTCGACGCGGTCCGCACGCTGCGGCAGGCCGCGGAGAGCCAGCGGGCCGCCGGGCAGGGCACGGATCCGGAGCTGTGGAGTGAGCTGGCCGAGCAGCTGCTGAGGCTGTGGCGGGCGCAGCGCGAGGCCGAGCTGCTGACGGAGGCGCAGAACGCGGCGCGCACCGCCGCCGCGCACCCCGGCTCGCTGCGCGCCCGCACCGCGCTGGCCCGGGTGCTGCACGTGGCGGCGGGGGAGCGGCGGGCGGCCGGGGACACCCAGGCGGCCCTGGACCTGTGGCGGCGCGCCGACCGGGAGTTCACGGCCGTCTGCGCCACGCCGGGGCTCGACCGGCGCTCCGCGCTGGACCTCACGCTGGAGCGCATCCAGGTGCTGGAGGAGCAGTGGCGGCTCGGCGGCGACACCGCGCCGCTCCAGGAGAGCGTCGGCATGGTCGAGGCCATCGCGGACGCCTGGCCGGCCGACGAGCCGCAGCCGAGCGGGCTGCCGCTGGCCCACGGCCGCGCCCTGCTGCGGCTGGCCGGCGCGGCGCCGGACGCCGAGCGGGCGAGCGTCTACGCCGGGCAGGCGGCGGGGTCGCTGCGGCGCGGCTGCTGGGCGCTGGAGGCGGAGAACGCGCCGGTCGTGGCGCGGGCGCGGGCGCTGCTCGACCTGGCGGACGCGCTGCTGCTGACCGACCGGGACTGGCCGGTGGCCTCGGAGGCCGTCGGCGAGGCCCGGTTGCTGGCGCGGGAGCCGCAGCTGATGGCTGCCTGTCTGATCAGGACCGCGCGGCTGTGTGTCCGCCGGTTCGCGGCCGGGGGCGTCGCGTCGGACCTGGAGGAGGCGGCGCGCTGGTTCCAGCAGGCGAGCCGTTCGGTGTCCAGGGATCGGCAGGAGTACAGCGACCTGATCGAGGAGTGGGGCGCCGCGCTGCTGCGGCGGGCCATGCTGCCGGACGGCGGCCCGTTCGTCTCGCAGGCGGTGCGGGTGCTGCGGGACTGCCGGATGGAGACGCCGGCCGGTGACCCCCGGCTGCCGGAGCGGCTGCTGATGCTGGGCCGCGCGCTGACGACGCGGTACCAGGAGGCGGTGGACCTGGTCGATCTGCGGGAGGCGGAGCACCTGTTCGGCCGGGCGGCGGCGGACGCGGAGACGGATCTGACGCGGGCGCGGGCCTGGTTCGAGCTGGGCGAGACCCACCGCAGGGCGTACCGGCACACCCGGCGCCCGGAGCGGCTGGACCAGGCGGCGGACGCCTACCGCCGGGCCGAAACGGCGGCGAAGTCCGCCGACGCCGACCCGGCGGACCCGGCCGAGCCGGTCCGGCTGGCGGCGCGGGCCCTGCACCAGCGCGGGGTGGTCTTCGAGTCCGCCCGCCGCCCGCTGGCGGCGGCCGACGCCTACCGGGCGGCGCTGCGGACGTGGCGCCACCTGTCCGACGGCGAGGAGGCCGCCGCCCCGACGGCCGCGCGGCTGGCAGCGCTGCTGGGGCAGCGTTGA
- a CDS encoding AAA family ATPase, whose protein sequence is MALSDETPEGSGGSSAPGEWLIYRGAGEPHDGIRSLPKPPPWRDFDGQPLVAPGPATDSASTRRLGAYRHLAEMHRPSAEELEIINAALYLRRPLLVTGSPGTGKSTLAHSVAYELGLGRLLHWPIVSRTTLGDGLYHYDAIARLQDTQIAASSRAAGGPAAGVTGGIGSYLRLGPLGTALLPTAKPRVLLIDELDKSDIDLPNDLLNVLEEGEFAIPELERIAEREPEVEVLTNDGAKVTVRDGRIRCNAFPFVVLTSNGERDFPAPLLRRCIHLELGRPDHERLATVVRAHLGDELARVGDDLIGRFLERSRTEQLATDQLLNAIYLTHHAEPPTRDRLADMLIQRLDRPR, encoded by the coding sequence GTGGCACTGTCTGACGAGACTCCGGAAGGCTCCGGGGGAAGCTCCGCCCCCGGTGAGTGGCTGATCTACCGGGGCGCCGGGGAGCCGCACGACGGCATCCGTTCGCTGCCCAAGCCCCCGCCGTGGCGCGACTTCGACGGGCAGCCTCTCGTCGCCCCGGGACCGGCCACGGACAGCGCCTCCACGCGCCGTCTCGGCGCCTACCGGCACCTGGCCGAGATGCACCGGCCCAGCGCCGAGGAGCTGGAGATCATCAACGCCGCGCTCTACCTGCGCCGCCCGCTGCTGGTCACCGGCAGCCCCGGCACGGGCAAGAGCACCCTCGCGCACTCCGTGGCGTACGAGCTGGGCCTCGGCCGGTTGCTGCACTGGCCGATCGTCAGCCGCACCACGCTCGGCGACGGGCTCTACCACTACGACGCGATAGCCCGTCTCCAGGACACCCAGATCGCGGCCAGCAGCCGCGCCGCGGGCGGGCCGGCGGCCGGTGTGACGGGGGGTATCGGCAGCTATCTGCGGCTCGGCCCGCTCGGCACGGCGCTGCTGCCGACCGCCAAGCCCCGGGTGCTGCTGATCGACGAGCTCGACAAGAGCGACATCGACCTGCCCAATGACCTGTTGAACGTGCTGGAGGAGGGCGAATTCGCCATCCCCGAGCTGGAGCGGATAGCCGAGCGCGAGCCGGAGGTCGAGGTGCTGACGAACGACGGCGCCAAGGTGACCGTCCGGGACGGCCGCATCCGGTGCAACGCCTTCCCCTTCGTCGTCCTCACCAGCAACGGCGAGCGGGACTTCCCGGCCCCGCTGCTGCGCCGCTGCATCCATCTGGAGCTGGGCAGGCCCGACCACGAGCGGCTGGCCACCGTCGTACGCGCCCACCTGGGGGACGAGCTGGCGCGCGTCGGTGACGACCTGATCGGTCGTTTCCTGGAACGCTCCCGGACAGAGCAGCTCGCGACCGATCAGCTGCTCAACGCCATCTATCTCACCCACCACGCCGAGCCGCCCACCCGCGACAGACTGGCCGACATGCTGATCCAGCGCCTCGACCGGCCAAGGTAG
- a CDS encoding VMAP-C domain-containing protein, whose protein sequence is MTWGDTGGAQPLDVDPFETLAPLAAKATVRIHEAPTGYDGTGRVSRPWGSGFFVAPSWVLTCAHVALRGGSGGRGEGGRREVGLTVQGVERPVRGRVEWAQPEEHPGGGLWPAPDLALIRLLEPIPHSCVWLSERTAKVFTRSEVAFFGSAEVGDGFAEDVSGRCTIRGELGSEGLMKLGNEDEVPEGASGGPVVDLRRGEVIGVLKARRSIGRDGGLASSVVQLRRLPSPVGQVLDEHDDLYQSVLHAHDRHHAERHRDAQITDRTWTDAQIEVRGTAGRALTPGQRVELLGLLAELPPPVSTRRLDETLTALRGRPYEGTLPAPRGWRDGLGLLYDLRQGVTELEAVLRYAMYAATAERPFPAASPEAESRLLDWVHGTAAASAELPRWFRHNLRSEQDARLGERDGVPAGWGAAPRLDPGSGFGQDFGQDLDPEDFGLDVTPAITGSAAGLWDLAAGFQDTAGGDGFAEVGGQPYVLLEITPRAWERGRYDWRVCAARTTGELTSVDEDFRAVGPDEPPERLRVALAEAFRRGDEPDQPVALHVALPYALLGFPVEEWRLAPDASPLGEQRPVVIRCTNPVPDAEDSEELHALRQTRWAKIHAGRMEPDVLDCADGRARPLPQPAGLIGRDPATVPVMCHTPATGGEPAALHRVMASGYNVILWRREDTDRERDCDDFHRGVTRTVGMAGQARLLPTALWQLRSALGLGVPDVSWSRGLSLLYDDPGRPLPGTDDPLETP, encoded by the coding sequence ATGACATGGGGTGACACCGGGGGCGCGCAGCCGCTGGACGTGGACCCCTTCGAGACCCTGGCGCCGCTCGCCGCGAAGGCGACGGTACGCATCCATGAGGCGCCGACCGGGTATGACGGGACCGGGCGGGTTTCGCGGCCCTGGGGCAGTGGCTTCTTCGTCGCTCCGAGCTGGGTGCTCACCTGCGCCCATGTGGCACTTCGCGGGGGAAGCGGGGGAAGGGGCGAGGGAGGAAGGCGCGAAGTGGGGCTGACCGTCCAAGGTGTTGAGCGCCCTGTCCGGGGCCGGGTCGAGTGGGCCCAGCCGGAGGAGCACCCCGGCGGCGGCCTGTGGCCCGCGCCCGACCTCGCGCTCATCCGCCTGCTGGAGCCGATCCCGCACTCCTGCGTCTGGCTCAGCGAGCGCACCGCGAAGGTCTTCACCCGCAGCGAGGTCGCGTTCTTCGGCTCCGCCGAGGTCGGCGACGGCTTCGCCGAGGACGTCAGCGGCCGGTGCACGATCAGGGGCGAGCTGGGCTCCGAGGGCCTGATGAAGCTGGGGAACGAGGACGAGGTGCCCGAGGGCGCCTCCGGCGGCCCGGTCGTGGACCTGCGGCGCGGCGAGGTCATCGGCGTGCTCAAGGCCCGCCGCTCGATCGGCCGCGACGGCGGACTGGCGTCCTCCGTCGTGCAGTTGCGCCGCCTGCCCTCGCCCGTCGGCCAGGTCCTGGACGAGCACGACGACCTGTACCAGAGCGTTCTGCACGCCCACGACCGGCACCACGCCGAGCGGCACCGCGACGCCCAGATCACCGACCGCACCTGGACGGACGCCCAGATCGAGGTGCGGGGCACCGCCGGCCGCGCCCTCACGCCCGGCCAGCGGGTCGAGCTGCTGGGGCTGCTCGCCGAGCTGCCGCCGCCGGTCTCGACCCGGCGGCTGGACGAGACGCTGACCGCGCTGCGCGGCAGGCCGTACGAGGGCACGCTGCCCGCGCCGCGCGGCTGGCGCGACGGGCTCGGCCTGCTGTACGACCTGCGGCAGGGCGTCACCGAGCTGGAGGCCGTGCTGCGCTACGCGATGTACGCCGCCACCGCCGAACGGCCGTTCCCCGCCGCCTCGCCGGAGGCCGAGTCCCGGCTGCTGGACTGGGTGCACGGCACCGCCGCCGCGAGCGCGGAGCTGCCCCGCTGGTTCCGGCACAACCTCCGCTCCGAGCAGGACGCCCGGCTCGGGGAACGGGACGGTGTTCCGGCCGGCTGGGGCGCGGCCCCGCGGCTGGACCCGGGTTCGGGCTTCGGTCAGGACTTCGGTCAGGACCTCGACCCGGAAGACTTCGGGCTGGACGTCACCCCGGCGATCACCGGTTCGGCCGCCGGGCTCTGGGACCTCGCGGCCGGGTTCCAGGACACGGCCGGCGGCGACGGTTTCGCGGAGGTGGGCGGCCAGCCGTATGTGCTGCTGGAGATCACGCCCCGCGCCTGGGAGCGCGGCCGGTACGACTGGCGGGTGTGCGCGGCGCGCACCACGGGCGAGCTGACCTCCGTCGACGAGGACTTCCGCGCCGTCGGCCCCGACGAGCCGCCCGAGCGGCTGCGGGTGGCGCTCGCGGAGGCGTTCCGCCGTGGCGACGAGCCGGACCAGCCGGTGGCGTTGCACGTCGCCCTGCCGTACGCGCTGCTCGGCTTCCCGGTCGAGGAGTGGCGGCTGGCGCCCGACGCGAGCCCGCTCGGCGAGCAGCGCCCGGTCGTGATCCGCTGCACCAACCCCGTGCCCGACGCCGAGGACAGCGAGGAGCTGCACGCGCTGCGTCAGACGCGCTGGGCCAAGATCCACGCGGGCCGCATGGAGCCGGACGTCCTGGACTGCGCGGACGGCCGGGCGCGTCCGCTGCCGCAGCCCGCCGGGCTGATCGGGCGGGACCCGGCGACCGTGCCGGTCATGTGCCACACCCCGGCCACCGGCGGAGAGCCGGCCGCGCTGCATCGCGTGATGGCGAGTGGGTACAACGTCATTCTGTGGCGCCGCGAGGACACCGACCGGGAGCGGGACTGCGACGACTTCCACCGGGGTGTGACGCGCACGGTGGGCATGGCCGGCCAGGCCAGGCTTCTGCCCACGGCCCTCTGGCAGCTCCGCTCGGCCCTCGGACTCGGTGTCCCCGACGTCTCGTGGTCCCGGGGCCTCTCCCTGCTCTACGACGATCCCGGCCGTCCGCTGCCGGGCACGGACGATCCGCTGGAGACCCCGTGA
- a CDS encoding DUF6104 family protein encodes MYFTDRGIEELAQRRGQEEVTLEWLAERLRIFVDLNPDFEIPVERLATWLARLDDEDE; translated from the coding sequence GTGTACTTCACCGATCGCGGTATCGAGGAACTCGCCCAGCGGCGGGGGCAGGAGGAGGTGACGCTGGAGTGGCTGGCCGAGCGGCTGCGGATCTTCGTCGACCTCAACCCGGACTTCGAGATCCCGGTCGAACGCCTCGCGACCTGGCTGGCCCGCCTGGACGACGAGGACGAGTAG
- a CDS encoding DUF4097 family beta strand repeat-containing protein, whose protein sequence is MAGKSEWSITEPRTLTFDDHRVEELSVRVVNGTVNVVGTDDPVARVEISHVEGPPLIVQAAGGRLTVAYDDLPWQGFLKWLDRKGWRRSVVVSVSVPAASRLTVGVVGASAVVSGIAGRTDVRGVSGDTTLVGLGGTVRADTVSGDIEAQALGGELRFSSVSGNLTVIDSQGPSLRGESVSGDMMLDLAPSSLPPDIRLNTVSGELALRLPEPFEARVTASTAAGGVSSAFPELRVGGGWGARQLTGTLGSGTGAVRCSTVSGAIALLRRPPAADAGTAAASSSRKDA, encoded by the coding sequence ATGGCGGGGAAGTCCGAGTGGTCCATCACCGAGCCGCGGACCCTCACCTTCGACGACCACCGCGTCGAGGAGTTGAGCGTCCGCGTCGTCAACGGCACGGTGAATGTCGTGGGGACGGACGATCCCGTCGCCCGCGTCGAGATCTCCCATGTCGAGGGTCCGCCGCTGATCGTCCAGGCCGCCGGTGGCCGGCTGACCGTCGCCTATGACGACCTGCCCTGGCAGGGCTTCCTCAAGTGGCTGGACCGGAAGGGCTGGCGCCGCTCCGTCGTCGTCTCGGTCTCGGTGCCCGCCGCGAGCCGGCTCACGGTCGGTGTCGTGGGTGCCTCGGCGGTCGTCAGCGGGATCGCGGGCCGCACGGACGTCCGGGGCGTCAGCGGCGACACCACCCTGGTCGGGCTCGGCGGCACGGTTCGCGCCGACACGGTCTCGGGCGACATCGAGGCCCAGGCGCTCGGCGGCGAGCTCCGGTTCAGCTCGGTGTCGGGGAATCTGACGGTGATCGACAGTCAGGGCCCCAGTCTGCGCGGCGAGTCGGTCAGCGGGGACATGATGCTCGACCTGGCCCCCTCCAGCCTCCCGCCCGACATCCGGCTGAACACGGTCTCGGGCGAGCTGGCGCTCCGCCTCCCCGAGCCGTTCGAGGCGCGCGTCACGGCGAGCACCGCCGCCGGAGGCGTGTCCTCCGCCTTCCCGGAGCTGCGGGTCGGCGGCGGCTGGGGAGCCAGGCAGCTCACGGGCACGCTCGGCTCCGGCACCGGAGCGGTCCGTTGCTCGACGGTCTCCGGCGCGATCGCGCTGCTGCGCCGCCCGCCCGCCGCCGACGCCGGCACGGCCGCCGCATCCTCCTCGCGTAAGGACGCCTGA
- a CDS encoding PadR family transcriptional regulator translates to MAPVFGHGRLRLYLLKLLGEAPRHGYEVIRLLEERFQGLYAPSAGTVYPRLAKLAAEGLVTHTEEGGRKVYSLTPEGQRELLARGDELTELEREIRDSLAALAADIREDVSGSARDLRQEIRQAAAATRATSGTNEGRARVRREASDATRHHFEEAARRIHDRVQSRAASGDWPGAVRESLDGLSHEIGGWARFVEYSPAARPGWGAEPTEPVDDPTRELERLLDKLRDEVRDAARDHGVTQESLREARRHLSTTAAHVVALLRSPDGNGDGNG, encoded by the coding sequence ATGGCTCCCGTCTTCGGCCACGGCCGTCTCCGCCTGTATCTGCTGAAGCTGCTGGGCGAGGCGCCTCGGCACGGGTATGAGGTGATCCGGCTGCTGGAGGAGCGCTTCCAGGGGCTGTACGCGCCCTCCGCGGGCACGGTCTACCCCCGGCTGGCGAAGCTGGCCGCCGAGGGCCTGGTCACCCACACCGAGGAGGGCGGCCGGAAGGTGTACTCACTGACGCCCGAGGGCCAGCGCGAGCTGCTGGCGCGCGGCGACGAGCTGACCGAGCTGGAGCGGGAGATCCGCGATTCGCTGGCCGCGCTCGCCGCCGACATCCGGGAGGACGTCAGCGGCTCGGCGCGCGACCTGCGCCAGGAAATACGGCAGGCCGCCGCCGCCACTCGCGCCACCTCGGGCACGAACGAGGGCCGGGCCCGCGTGCGTCGTGAGGCGAGCGACGCCACCCGGCACCACTTCGAGGAGGCCGCCCGCCGCATCCACGATCGTGTCCAGTCGCGCGCGGCCAGCGGCGACTGGCCGGGCGCGGTTCGCGAGAGCCTGGACGGCCTGAGCCACGAGATCGGCGGCTGGGCGCGCTTCGTGGAGTATTCCCCGGCCGCCCGGCCGGGCTGGGGCGCGGAGCCCACGGAGCCGGTGGACGACCCGACCCGCGAGTTGGAGCGGCTCCTGGACAAGCTCCGCGACGAGGTCCGCGACGCGGCCCGGGACCACGGAGTCACGCAGGAATCCCTCCGCGAGGCCCGCCGCCACCTGTCCACCACCGCCGCCCACGTGGTCGCCCTGCTCCGCTCCCCCGACGGCAACGGCGACGGCAACGGCTGA
- a CDS encoding zinc-binding dehydrogenase: MFAAYAARFDRNEPLNGLELGDRPDPEARPDWTVVDVKAASLNHHDLWSLRGVGLGEEALPMILGCDAAGVDADGNEVVVHSVIGESGHGVGPKERRSLLTEKYQGTFAERVAVPAWNVLPKPKELSFEEACCLPTAWLTAYRMLFTNGGVRPGDSVLVQGAGGGVATAAVVLGAAAGLRVFVTSRDEAKGKRAVELGAEAAFAAGERLPHRMDAVIETVGAATWSHSVKSLRPGGTLVISGATSGQAPPSAELNRIFFLELKVVGSTMGGKNELAALLSFCAAKGVRPVIDSVLPLDRAREGFERMARGDLFGKIVLTV, translated from the coding sequence ATGTTTGCTGCCTACGCCGCGCGATTCGACCGGAACGAGCCGCTGAACGGCCTTGAGCTGGGCGATCGGCCCGACCCCGAGGCCCGACCCGACTGGACGGTGGTGGACGTCAAGGCCGCCTCCCTCAACCACCACGACCTGTGGTCCCTGCGCGGCGTCGGGCTGGGCGAGGAGGCCCTGCCGATGATCCTCGGCTGCGACGCGGCCGGAGTGGACGCCGACGGCAATGAGGTCGTGGTGCACTCCGTCATCGGCGAGAGTGGCCACGGCGTCGGGCCGAAGGAGCGCCGCAGCCTGCTCACCGAGAAGTACCAGGGGACGTTCGCTGAGCGGGTCGCCGTCCCGGCGTGGAACGTACTGCCCAAGCCCAAGGAGCTGTCGTTCGAGGAGGCGTGCTGCCTGCCGACGGCGTGGCTGACCGCGTACCGGATGCTGTTCACCAACGGCGGCGTGCGGCCCGGCGACAGCGTGCTCGTGCAGGGCGCGGGCGGCGGCGTCGCCACGGCGGCCGTCGTGCTGGGCGCCGCCGCGGGGCTGCGGGTCTTCGTCACCAGCCGGGACGAGGCGAAGGGCAAGCGGGCCGTGGAGCTGGGCGCGGAGGCCGCGTTCGCGGCGGGGGAGCGGCTGCCGCACCGCATGGACGCGGTGATCGAGACGGTCGGCGCGGCGACCTGGTCGCACTCGGTCAAGTCCCTGCGCCCCGGCGGCACCCTGGTGATCTCCGGCGCCACCTCGGGCCAGGCGCCACCGTCCGCCGAGCTGAACCGGATCTTCTTCCTGGAGCTGAAGGTCGTCGGCTCCACGATGGGCGGCAAGAACGAGCTGGCCGCCCTGCTGAGCTTCTGCGCGGCGAAGGGCGTCCGCCCGGTGATCGACTCGGTCCTCCCGCTGGACCGCGCCCGTGAGGGATTCGAACGCATGGCGCGCGGCGACCTGTTCGGGAAGATCGTCCTGACTGTGTGA